One genomic region from Enterobacter hormaechei ATCC 49162 encodes:
- a CDS encoding protealysin inhibitor emfourin, producing MQVPELTDDAVVELAREGGVAFIPKLSGQRTIALSSLNEAQRQRLVSILEQAFPRGQPPGQASSPGSGDQRYFRIQIIWTGQNQAHYADIIVLVPEQEAPESLVELWQKGEGCVCD from the coding sequence ATGCAGGTTCCGGAACTGACGGATGACGCCGTGGTTGAGCTGGCCCGGGAAGGCGGCGTCGCCTTTATTCCTAAGCTGAGCGGTCAGCGCACCATCGCGCTTTCCTCGCTAAATGAGGCCCAGCGCCAGCGCCTGGTGAGCATCCTGGAGCAGGCTTTCCCGCGCGGTCAGCCGCCCGGGCAAGCCTCTTCCCCCGGCAGCGGTGACCAGCGCTATTTTCGCATCCAGATTATCTGGACCGGCCAAAATCAGGCGCACTACGCCGATATCATCGTGCTGGTGCCTGAGCAGGAAGCGCCCGAGTCGCTGGTCGAACTGTGGCAGAAAGGCGAAGGCTGCGTGTGCGATTAA
- the guaB gene encoding IMP dehydrogenase yields the protein MLRIAKEALTFDDVLLVPAHSTVLPNTADLSTQLTKTIRLNIPMLSAAMDTVTEARLAIALAQEGGIGFIHKNMSIERQAEEVRRVKKHESGIVSDPQTVLPTTTLHEVKALTERNGFAGYPVVTEDNELVGIITGRDVRFVTDLNQPVSVYMTPKERLVTVREGETRDVVLAKMHEKRVEKALVVDANFHLRGMITVKDFQKAERKPNACKDEHGRLRVGAAVGAGAGNEERVDALVAAGVDVLLIDSSHGHSEGVLQRIRETRAKYPDLQIIGGNVATGAGARALAEAGCSAVKVGIGPGSICTTRIVTGVGVPQITAVSDAVEALEGTGIPVIADGGIRFSGDIAKAIAAGAAAVMVGSMLAGTEESPGEIELYQGRSYKSYRGMGSLGAMSKGSSDRYFQTDNAADKLVPEGIEGRVAYKGRLKEIIHQQMGGLRSCMGLTGCGTIDLLRTKAEFVRISGAGIQESHVHDVTITKESPNYRLGS from the coding sequence ATGCTACGTATCGCTAAAGAAGCACTGACGTTTGACGACGTCCTCCTCGTTCCCGCTCACTCCACCGTTCTGCCGAATACTGCCGACCTCAGCACGCAGTTGACGAAAACCATTCGTCTGAACATTCCTATGCTCTCCGCAGCAATGGACACCGTGACTGAAGCGCGTCTGGCTATCGCCCTGGCACAGGAAGGCGGCATTGGCTTTATCCACAAAAACATGTCTATCGAGCGTCAGGCGGAAGAAGTTCGCCGCGTGAAGAAGCATGAATCCGGTATCGTGTCCGATCCTCAGACCGTTCTGCCAACCACCACGCTGCACGAAGTGAAAGCCCTGACCGAGCGTAACGGCTTCGCTGGTTACCCGGTAGTGACTGAAGACAACGAACTGGTCGGCATCATTACCGGTCGTGACGTGCGTTTCGTGACTGACCTGAACCAGCCTGTCAGCGTGTACATGACGCCTAAAGAGCGTCTGGTGACCGTGCGTGAAGGTGAAACCCGCGACGTGGTACTGGCGAAAATGCACGAAAAACGCGTTGAGAAAGCGCTGGTTGTGGACGCGAACTTCCACCTGCGCGGCATGATCACCGTTAAAGATTTCCAGAAAGCGGAACGTAAACCGAACGCCTGTAAAGACGAGCATGGCCGTCTGCGCGTCGGCGCTGCGGTTGGCGCTGGTGCGGGTAACGAAGAGCGCGTTGACGCGCTGGTTGCTGCGGGCGTTGACGTACTGCTGATTGACTCCTCTCATGGCCACTCCGAAGGCGTTCTGCAACGTATTCGTGAAACCCGTGCTAAATACCCTGATCTCCAGATCATCGGCGGTAACGTGGCAACAGGCGCAGGCGCTCGTGCGCTGGCGGAAGCGGGTTGCAGCGCGGTGAAAGTGGGTATCGGCCCTGGCTCCATCTGTACTACCCGTATCGTCACCGGCGTGGGCGTTCCACAGATCACTGCGGTTTCTGACGCGGTTGAAGCGCTGGAAGGCACCGGTATTCCGGTAATCGCGGACGGCGGTATCCGCTTCTCTGGCGACATCGCCAAAGCGATCGCCGCAGGTGCCGCAGCCGTGATGGTGGGTTCCATGCTGGCCGGTACTGAAGAATCCCCGGGTGAAATCGAACTCTACCAGGGCCGTTCTTACAAATCTTACCGCGGTATGGGTTCCCTGGGTGCAATGTCCAAAGGCTCCTCCGATCGTTACTTCCAGACCGATAACGCCGCTGACAAACTGGTGCCGGAAGGTATCGAAGGCCGCGTGGCCTATAAAGGCCGTCTGAAAGAGATCATTCACCAGCAGATGGGCGGCCTGCGCTCCTGTATGGGTCTGACCGGCTGTGGTACCATTGACCTGCTGCGTACCAAAGCGGAATTCGTACGCATCAGCGGTGCGGGTATCCAGGAGAGCCACGTTCACGACGTGACGATCACCAAAGAGTCCCCGAACTACCGTCTGGGCTCCTGA
- a CDS encoding efflux RND transporter periplasmic adaptor subunit: protein MSLQKTWGYFHLSTMGVVLLSVLLVGCDDSVAQNAAPQAPVVSAADVVVKSISQWDSFNGRIEAVESVQLRPRVSGYIEKVNYTDGQEVKKGEVLFTIDDRTYRAALEQAQANLARAKTQASLARSEASRTDKLVNTNVVSREEWEQRRSAATQAQADIRAAQAAVDAAQLNLDFTKVTAPIDGRASRALITSGNLVTAGDSASVLTTLVSQKTVYVYFDVDESTYLHYQNLARSGQGASSNHTALPVEIGLTGEEGYPHQGKVDFLDNQLTPSTGTIRMRALLDNAQRQFTPGLFARVRLPGSAEFKATLVDDKAVLTDQDRKYVYVVDKDGKAQRRDITPGRLADGLRIVQQGLNPGDKVIVDGLQKVFMPGMPVNAKSVAMTASAALN from the coding sequence ATGAGCCTGCAAAAAACCTGGGGTTACTTTCATCTGAGCACGATGGGGGTGGTTTTACTCTCCGTGCTTCTCGTCGGGTGCGATGACAGCGTCGCGCAAAATGCCGCACCGCAAGCGCCCGTCGTCAGCGCCGCCGATGTGGTGGTGAAGTCCATTAGCCAGTGGGATAGCTTCAACGGTCGCATTGAAGCGGTGGAAAGCGTTCAGCTGCGTCCGCGCGTCTCCGGTTATATTGAGAAAGTGAATTACACCGACGGCCAGGAGGTGAAGAAGGGCGAGGTGCTGTTCACGATAGATGACCGAACCTATCGCGCGGCGCTGGAACAGGCGCAGGCGAACCTGGCGAGAGCCAAAACGCAGGCCAGCCTGGCACGAAGCGAGGCCAGCCGTACCGATAAATTAGTCAATACCAACGTGGTATCCCGTGAGGAGTGGGAGCAGCGCCGTTCCGCCGCTACCCAGGCGCAGGCCGATATTCGCGCGGCGCAGGCGGCGGTTGATGCCGCTCAGCTCAACCTGGACTTCACCAAAGTGACCGCGCCTATCGACGGTCGCGCCAGCCGGGCGTTAATCACCAGCGGTAATCTGGTGACGGCGGGCGACAGCGCCAGCGTGCTCACCACCCTGGTCTCGCAGAAGACGGTTTACGTTTACTTCGACGTGGACGAGTCAACCTACCTTCACTATCAAAATCTGGCCCGCAGCGGGCAGGGGGCATCCAGCAATCACACGGCGCTTCCGGTGGAGATTGGCCTGACGGGCGAAGAAGGTTACCCCCATCAGGGTAAAGTGGATTTTCTGGATAATCAGCTTACGCCGAGTACCGGAACGATCCGTATGCGCGCGCTGTTAGATAACGCACAACGTCAGTTCACGCCAGGGCTCTTTGCCCGCGTGCGCCTGCCAGGCAGTGCGGAATTTAAAGCCACGCTTGTTGACGATAAGGCAGTGCTGACCGATCAGGATCGTAAATACGTTTATGTCGTTGATAAAGATGGGAAAGCGCAGCGCCGTGACATCACGCCCGGGCGTCTGGCGGACGGTTTACGTATCGTACAGCAGGGGCTGAATCCCGGGGATAAAGTCATCGTCGATGGTTTACAAAAAGTGTTTATGCCGGGTATGCCGGTTAACGCGAAATCCGTTGCCATGACCGCCAGCGCCGCCCTCAACTGA
- a CDS encoding DUF2778 domain-containing protein, producing the protein MTLHGKFIINDADYSPLAFDGIGVFMAFSGNGAYRNKGACGIIPNVGPLPKGKYYIVDRPKGSIANRFRAWGVDTYKSIFSYHVDHSEWFALFRDDGNVDDTTFYESIARGGFRLHPGQVSEGCITLPSQSDYNRLRDALLRTKKEKIKGIDLETYGTIEVIIGGYQKTCP; encoded by the coding sequence ATGACTTTGCATGGAAAGTTTATAATAAATGATGCTGATTACTCACCACTTGCATTTGATGGTATTGGTGTATTTATGGCGTTTTCTGGTAACGGTGCATACAGAAACAAAGGAGCATGTGGTATCATACCAAACGTTGGACCGCTACCAAAAGGTAAATATTATATAGTAGACAGGCCTAAAGGAAGTATAGCTAACAGGTTTAGAGCCTGGGGAGTCGATACTTATAAAAGCATTTTTAGTTATCATGTTGATCATTCTGAATGGTTTGCATTATTTCGCGATGATGGGAATGTAGATGATACTACATTTTACGAAAGCATAGCCAGAGGTGGATTTAGGCTACATCCCGGTCAGGTTTCAGAAGGGTGTATAACTTTACCAAGCCAATCGGATTACAATAGATTAAGAGATGCACTATTAAGAACAAAGAAAGAAAAGATTAAAGGTATTGATTTAGAAACCTATGGAACAATTGAGGTCATTATTGGTGGCTATCAAAAAACTTGCCCTTAG
- the guaA gene encoding glutamine-hydrolyzing GMP synthase, whose translation MTENIHKHRILILDFGSQYTQLVARRVRELGVYCELWAWDVTEAQIREFNPSGIILSGGPESTTEENSPRAPQYVFEAGVPVFGVCYGMQTMAMQLGGHVEGSNEREFGYAQVEVVTDSALVRGIEDSLTADGKPLLDVWMSHGDKVTAIPSDFVTVASTESCPFAIMANEEKRFYGVQFHPEVTHTRQGMRMLERFVRDICQCEALWTPAKIIDDAVERIRQQVGDDKVILGLSGGVDSSVTAMLLHRAIGKNLTCVFVDNGLLRLNEAQQVMDMFGDHFGLNIVHVEGEQRFLDALKGENDPEAKRKIIGRVFVEVFDEEALKLEDVKWLAQGTIYPDVIESAASATGKAHVIKSHHNVGGLPKEMKMGLVEPLRELFKDEVRKIGLELGLPYDMLYRHPFPGPGLGVRVLGEVKKEYCDLLRRADAIFIEELHKADLYNKVSQAFTVFLPVRSVGVMGDGRKYDWVVSLRAVETIDFMTAHWAHLPYDFLGRVSNRIINEVNGISRVVYDISGKPPATIEWE comes from the coding sequence ATGACGGAAAACATTCATAAACATCGCATTCTCATCCTGGATTTCGGTTCTCAGTATACTCAGCTGGTGGCGCGCCGCGTGCGTGAGCTGGGCGTTTACTGTGAGCTGTGGGCGTGGGATGTCACGGAAGCACAGATTCGCGAGTTCAATCCAAGCGGCATCATCCTGTCCGGCGGCCCGGAAAGCACCACCGAAGAGAACAGCCCGCGTGCACCGCAGTACGTGTTCGAAGCGGGTGTCCCGGTGTTCGGCGTTTGCTACGGCATGCAGACCATGGCGATGCAGCTGGGTGGTCATGTAGAAGGCTCTAACGAGCGTGAGTTCGGCTACGCACAGGTTGAAGTCGTCACCGACAGCGCACTGGTGCGCGGTATCGAAGACTCCCTGACCGCAGACGGCAAACCGCTGCTGGACGTGTGGATGAGCCACGGCGACAAAGTTACCGCTATCCCGTCCGACTTCGTGACCGTTGCCAGCACCGAAAGCTGCCCGTTCGCGATCATGGCGAACGAAGAAAAACGCTTCTACGGCGTACAGTTCCACCCGGAAGTGACCCACACCCGTCAGGGTATGCGCATGCTGGAGCGCTTCGTGCGTGACATCTGCCAGTGTGAAGCCCTGTGGACCCCGGCAAAAATCATCGACGACGCTGTGGAGCGTATCCGCCAGCAGGTTGGCGATGACAAAGTGATCCTCGGCCTCTCCGGCGGCGTGGACTCCTCCGTGACCGCCATGCTGCTGCACCGCGCCATCGGCAAAAACCTGACCTGCGTATTCGTGGATAACGGACTGCTGCGTCTGAATGAAGCCCAGCAGGTGATGGACATGTTTGGCGACCACTTCGGCCTGAACATCGTTCACGTGGAAGGGGAGCAGCGCTTCCTTGACGCGCTGAAAGGCGAGAACGATCCGGAAGCCAAGCGTAAGATCATCGGTCGCGTGTTCGTTGAAGTGTTCGACGAAGAAGCGCTGAAGCTGGAAGACGTGAAATGGCTGGCGCAGGGCACCATCTACCCTGACGTGATCGAGTCAGCGGCTTCCGCAACCGGTAAAGCGCACGTCATCAAATCTCATCACAACGTGGGCGGCCTGCCGAAAGAGATGAAGATGGGCCTGGTTGAACCGCTGCGTGAGCTGTTCAAAGACGAAGTGCGCAAGATCGGTCTGGAGCTGGGTCTGCCGTACGACATGCTCTACCGTCATCCGTTCCCGGGTCCGGGTCTGGGCGTGCGCGTGCTGGGCGAAGTGAAGAAAGAGTACTGCGACCTGCTGCGTCGCGCGGACGCGATCTTCATCGAAGAGCTGCACAAAGCTGACCTGTACAACAAGGTAAGCCAGGCGTTCACCGTGTTCCTGCCGGTTCGTTCCGTCGGCGTGATGGGTGATGGCCGTAAATACGACTGGGTTGTCTCCCTGCGTGCCGTGGAAACCATCGACTTCATGACCGCGCACTGGGCGCATCTGCCGTATGACTTCTTAGGCCGCGTGTCTAACCGCATCATCAACGAAGTAAACGGTATTTCCCGCGTGGTGTATGACATCAGCGGCAAGCCACCGGCGACAATTGAGTGGGAATGA
- the xseA gene encoding exodeoxyribonuclease VII large subunit: protein MLSSQSPSIYTVSRLNQTVRLLLEQEMGQVWISGEISNFTQPASGHWYFTLKDDTAQVRCAMFRNSNRRVTFRPQHGQQVLVRANITLYEPRGDYQIIVESMQPAGEGLLQQKYEQLKAMLSAEGLFDQQFKKPLPSPAHCVGIITSKTGAALHDILHVLKRRDPSLPVIIYPTAVQGDDAPWQIVRAIELANARQECDVLIVGRGGGSLEDLWSFNDERVARAIFASVIPVVSAVGHETDVTIADFVADLRAPTPSAAAEVVSRNQQELLRQIQNGQQRLEMAMDYFLANRTRRFTQLHHRLQQQHPQLRLARQQTVLERLRQRMNFAMDTQLKRAVSRQQRVTQRLNQQNPQPTIYRAQTRIQQLEYRLAENIRSRLSTTRERFGNAVTHLEAVSPLSTLARGYSVTTATDGKVLKQTKQVKAGDVLTTRLSDGWVESEVKEIKPVKKTRQRKSG, encoded by the coding sequence ATGTTATCCTCTCAATCCCCCTCAATTTATACTGTCAGCCGCCTTAATCAGACGGTGCGTTTGCTGCTTGAGCAGGAAATGGGGCAGGTCTGGATCAGCGGTGAAATCTCGAACTTCACGCAGCCCGCTTCCGGTCACTGGTACTTTACGCTGAAAGACGACACCGCTCAGGTGCGCTGCGCGATGTTCCGCAACAGCAACCGTCGCGTGACGTTCCGCCCTCAGCACGGCCAGCAGGTTCTGGTTCGCGCCAACATTACGTTGTATGAGCCGCGCGGCGATTATCAGATTATCGTCGAGAGCATGCAACCCGCGGGCGAAGGCTTGCTGCAACAGAAGTACGAACAGCTAAAAGCCATGCTTTCGGCAGAGGGGTTGTTCGACCAGCAGTTCAAAAAGCCACTGCCCTCACCTGCCCACTGCGTTGGGATTATCACTTCGAAAACCGGTGCGGCCCTGCACGATATTTTGCACGTCCTGAAGCGTCGTGACCCTTCCCTGCCCGTCATTATCTACCCGACTGCCGTTCAGGGTGACGATGCGCCATGGCAGATCGTGCGCGCCATTGAACTGGCGAACGCGCGACAGGAGTGTGACGTATTGATCGTCGGGCGCGGCGGCGGTTCGCTGGAAGACCTGTGGAGCTTTAACGACGAGCGCGTGGCGCGGGCAATCTTTGCAAGCGTTATCCCTGTAGTGAGCGCCGTCGGTCACGAAACGGATGTGACGATAGCGGATTTTGTCGCGGATTTACGCGCGCCCACGCCGTCCGCGGCGGCAGAGGTGGTCAGCCGTAACCAGCAGGAACTGCTGCGGCAGATCCAGAACGGGCAGCAGCGCCTGGAGATGGCGATGGACTACTTCCTCGCCAACCGTACCCGTCGCTTTACCCAGCTTCACCATCGTCTGCAACAGCAGCATCCGCAGTTACGTCTGGCGCGTCAGCAAACCGTGCTGGAACGTCTGCGTCAGCGCATGAACTTCGCGATGGATACGCAGCTTAAGCGCGCGGTATCTCGCCAGCAGCGCGTCACGCAGCGTCTGAATCAGCAAAACCCGCAGCCGACAATCTATCGTGCGCAAACGCGGATCCAGCAGCTCGAGTATCGCCTCGCGGAGAATATCCGTTCACGCCTGAGCACCACCCGCGAACGTTTTGGCAATGCAGTGACCCATCTGGAAGCCGTCAGCCCGCTCTCCACGCTGGCCCGCGGCTACAGCGTGACGACGGCGACGGATGGCAAAGTGCTGAAACAAACGAAACAGGTTAAAGCCGGAGATGTGCTTACCACCCGGCTTTCAGACGGCTGGGTCGAGAGTGAAGTGAAAGAGATTAAACCGGTGAAAAAAACGCGCCAGCGCAAAAGCGGATAA
- a CDS encoding zinc ribbon domain-containing protein: MTITCPDCQAPLEPLNGVAHCENCNKDITLDALCPECHQPLQVLKACGAVDYFCQNGHGLISKKRVEFVRAEG, translated from the coding sequence ATGACGATTACCTGCCCGGATTGCCAGGCACCGCTGGAGCCGCTGAACGGGGTCGCGCACTGCGAAAACTGTAATAAAGATATCACGCTCGACGCCCTCTGCCCGGAGTGTCATCAGCCACTCCAGGTGTTAAAAGCCTGTGGTGCGGTGGACTATTTCTGCCAGAACGGCCACGGTCTTATCTCTAAAAAACGCGTGGAGTTTGTTCGGGCCGAAGGTTAA
- a CDS encoding Hcp family type VI secretion system effector has translation MPIPPYLWLKDDGGADIKGSVDVQDREGSIEVISMGHGVNLPVDTANGKITGTRQHSSFNFEKEVDSSSPYLYKAAATGQTLKSAEIKFYHINDAGQEVCYYTILMENVKITGVNCGVPNVKLSGNDKLNHMESVSMQYEKITWRIVDGNIQFSDSWYERQTA, from the coding sequence ATGCCTATCCCTCCCTATCTGTGGCTTAAAGATGATGGTGGTGCCGATATCAAAGGTTCTGTAGATGTTCAGGATCGTGAAGGCTCTATTGAAGTAATCAGTATGGGTCATGGTGTTAATCTTCCCGTCGATACGGCCAATGGAAAGATCACCGGAACACGTCAGCATTCTTCGTTTAATTTTGAAAAAGAAGTTGATAGCTCCAGCCCCTATCTCTACAAAGCAGCAGCCACAGGACAAACATTAAAAAGTGCAGAAATAAAATTTTATCATATCAATGATGCTGGCCAGGAAGTGTGTTATTACACCATCTTAATGGAAAATGTAAAAATAACGGGTGTTAATTGTGGTGTACCAAATGTTAAATTGTCAGGCAATGACAAGTTAAATCATATGGAATCCGTATCTATGCAATATGAAAAAATCACATGGCGTATTGTAGATGGCAATATCCAATTCTCTGATTCATGGTACGAGAGGCAAACAGCATAA
- a CDS encoding helix-turn-helix domain-containing protein has protein sequence MNTGAFIHDLLDWIDNNLDSRLDIETVSRRAGYSKWHLQRIFKEHTGSPLAEYIRAQKLQKSVERLAQSDEPILNVAIALGFDSQQSFNRSFKRQYGQAPGAWRRSIGCRGSRQMSQ, from the coding sequence ATGAACACGGGTGCATTCATTCACGATTTACTCGACTGGATCGACAACAACCTCGATAGCCGTCTGGACATTGAAACCGTCTCCAGGCGAGCCGGCTATTCGAAATGGCACCTCCAGCGGATCTTCAAAGAACATACCGGCTCCCCTCTCGCCGAATATATTCGCGCGCAAAAGCTGCAAAAATCGGTCGAGCGCTTAGCCCAAAGCGATGAACCGATTCTGAACGTGGCAATCGCGCTGGGCTTTGACTCTCAGCAGTCCTTCAACCGCAGCTTTAAGCGTCAGTACGGTCAGGCGCCTGGGGCATGGCGGCGCAGTATCGGCTGCCGTGGATCGCGGCAGATGAGCCAGTGA
- a CDS encoding M4 family metallopeptidase: protein MPHLHSVIPPYILRRIIESGSEPQQRCARQTLTHVQTLMAHMPGKPAAPHVNKAGQLERDIYDAKQTQELPGTQVRYEGQPSNGDVAVDEAYDYLGITHDFFWKEYQRDSLDNKGLILTGTVHYGREYQNAFWNGQQMVFGDGDGEIFNRFTIAIDVVAHELSHGVTETEAGLIYFEQSGALNESLSDVFGSLVKQYHLKQTADRADWLIGEGLLAAGINGKGLRSMSEPGTAYDDPLLGKDPQPAHMKDFIKTREDNGGVHLNSGIPNRAFYLAATAIGGYAWEKAGYAWYDTVCDRNLAQDADFDAFAKLTIAHGEKRSGGDVGAAIKQAWEQVGVL, encoded by the coding sequence ATGCCCCATCTTCATAGCGTTATCCCTCCGTATATTCTTCGTCGTATTATCGAAAGCGGTTCTGAGCCGCAGCAGCGCTGCGCCCGTCAGACCTTAACCCACGTCCAGACGCTGATGGCCCATATGCCGGGCAAACCCGCCGCGCCGCATGTGAATAAAGCCGGTCAGCTTGAGCGTGACATCTACGATGCGAAACAGACCCAGGAGCTGCCGGGTACCCAGGTGCGTTATGAAGGCCAGCCCTCCAACGGCGATGTGGCGGTGGATGAAGCGTACGATTACCTGGGTATCACCCATGATTTCTTCTGGAAGGAGTATCAGCGCGATTCGCTGGATAACAAAGGGCTGATCCTCACCGGCACCGTGCATTATGGCCGCGAGTATCAAAACGCCTTCTGGAACGGTCAGCAGATGGTCTTTGGCGACGGTGACGGGGAAATCTTCAACCGCTTCACCATTGCCATCGACGTGGTGGCGCATGAGCTAAGCCACGGCGTGACGGAGACCGAAGCCGGGCTTATCTACTTTGAACAGTCGGGCGCGCTGAACGAGTCTCTGTCGGACGTGTTTGGCTCGTTGGTCAAACAGTACCATCTGAAGCAAACCGCCGATCGGGCAGACTGGCTGATTGGTGAAGGGCTGCTGGCTGCGGGCATTAACGGGAAAGGGCTGCGCTCAATGTCTGAACCCGGCACCGCCTATGACGATCCTCTGCTCGGAAAAGACCCCCAGCCCGCGCACATGAAAGATTTTATTAAAACGCGCGAGGATAACGGCGGCGTCCATCTGAACTCCGGCATCCCCAACCGGGCATTTTATCTGGCTGCGACGGCGATCGGCGGCTACGCCTGGGAAAAAGCGGGTTATGCCTGGTACGACACGGTTTGCGATCGAAACCTGGCGCAGGATGCGGATTTTGATGCCTTCGCAAAACTCACCATCGCCCACGGCGAGAAGCGCTCGGGGGGTGACGTTGGAGCGGCCATTAAACAAGCCTGGGAACAGGTGGGAGTATTGTAA